TCAAGTGATACACCAAAACCCTTTTCTCACCAATCTTCTCGCGATCTCCTCTCTTTCGGAAGATGTCCATCGTAACACCCGTTTTCTTCCAAAAACCAGACTTGGTTTTCCTGCTCTGTCTCTCTCCTCTGTTGTCCTTCCGACCGAAGTAATACCAAACCTGATCTCTCGATTCCCTCCGTGACTTGCCTggcaaaccaaaaaaaaaagaaaactaattaattACAGTAGTAGGTTCGATACAACAGTTCGGGTGGGGAAATGAAAGTCTTTTGACACTAACAAGGCAACTCCCAAGGATCGAAGCTACATATATCGACTGTACTAATGGCTTCATCTACATGGCTATTGGTGGAACCACCTAGATTTTTGAGCCTGATGTAATGGTCTACGATCTCCTCGTCGGTAGGAATGAATCTGAACCCCACCCGATTTTCCATTTTGCCAAGGAGCCAAGAGAGTTTAACTAAGGAATATgaagttcaaaaatataaagattatCAGAATAGAGCTTTCTCCATTGTCGCCCTTCTGTAAGTTAAAATGGAAGGAACTCagaaggaagaagacgaagggaggaattgttttatttatataaaatatattaaccgTTAATGTTTACCGGTGGCGTGATTGGTCCGTTATTCTACCAATAAAGATATCTTATCTTCATtcattgtattattattattattattattttaaataatactattacatagtttggatttttttttttttagaaaaacataGTTTGGATTTCACTTTAATCATGTtcatttttagaataaaaataaaaatccttacttcaagaaatttttatttttatttcattataatatatataatcggAAAAATTTAATCTAAATTTTACTGTGGAAGATAATATGAAATGAGATTGAAAATGATCTAAGTGCTGTATTTTGAGATGGTTCTTCTAAAATTGTAGATTAAACTGAATCGTGTAAGATAAGATATGCTTAGGTTCGAAGGCTTGTACTTTTGCATGTTGATAAAAAAACGTAAAccgtatatttaatttaattctatCCTTTAGTTTACTACTCCATATTCCGACTGGACAACATATACTACTTCGTCAGCGTGTGACGACATGTGCAAGGAGGGACTGGCAGCTGGCTcctataaatgattttatttgttttttccttttttcctttGTATGGGAATTTGGGTTGCCTGCGTAGGTTGTGACTTGTGACTAGATATGTGACACATGTTTTTCCTCCcgttattattttttcttaattaattttcGTTTACTCCAAAATAACTAATCACACTTTTAGTAGAAAAACTTAGAGTAgcacataaaaatataactatatttaattaaatattttatttactctttattatattaaattttttacttCCTATTtactatgtaaatatatatatatatctactttTACTATTCTACAATTTCACCGGTTACATCTATAGTGAATTCAGttattttgtattgtattttatCCTAAGATTTTATTATGCTCATAAGAACAACCACGTTGGTTAAAGCCTCTAACGAATATCTTAAaactaaaacttttaataattttaattaaaaagtaaattgACCAAGAAAATAAGACAAATGGTAAAAGAGGTTCTAATACTAAGAGTAAAATATCTCTACAGTGatacaaaaaaatacttttactctttttctttcgtgtttttttttaatttttataatttttaatcacAATATATTAGTGAGACACTAGCGTTGAGCTGGATCTCAGAGCACCTATGATAATCTCTCATTAATATAATAATGATATATAGTtacattattaaatttaatctataaaatttggattaaaTAATAGAATGATAAGTGTCATAAAAAGCTTTAAAATTCTTTGTAGAGTCTCTATTTTTCTAGACACTCCTTGAAATACCATCGTTGTGGATGacctatatttttataatttactgTTGATGTCAGTCAATCCACATGGATTTAATTAGACACCAATACAAAGTTTTCTGACTTCTCTAATTTATTACAGTAATATTAATCATATGCACAGGCATAGATCATGTgctataaatattaaattagagAAGCAAAAAAGCAATATACACACCTATGTTATGTCTATTAATTTCTTCATTGTTATATATTTGgctcatattttattaataagaaTGAATAGTGTTTAGTGTGgtgaataatattatttatttatattaaaatagtataatttttagTAAGTTTTTGTGTGAGaactaaaatagaataaaattttattgttgTTTGGAATGAGATAAGCATAACTTTTTTATACATTTGTTAATCCGGTGGTCTCCTTAATGGACTAAACACAATTGAAATCTCGAACTGTAGGCAGCTTTAAGGAAATCACTTTCTTTGCCATTTGTCGTTTTATTAAACAAATACGTCAAACAATAATGGTGGCACAGAACCCTGTCAGGAATGTGTCAGAACACCAACAACGACTTGATCAGACTGTGTCCCGTGAAAGCATCAGCAATTTCTGTGCTGATatgcacatatataaatattactatTGTAGAGGTTTTTATACTCTAGGTGGgatatgaatttatatttagtCCGATTACTAAAGTATTTACTCAAATCATTATTGTTTTAAGTGTTTGTTATACAAATGATATTGTAAACGAACCAAACAAATCTGTAAAAGAACAAAAGTTAGCGACTTAACATTAGTCTAatggttttttcaaaaaaaaaaaacattagtctAATGGTGTTCGGACTTATCATTAAATATCAACATGATGAAGACAGAGAATCTTGACATGCTAAAGCTAAGCACTTTTGATTTGATAGTATAATATTGACTCTAAAATATTTGTTGCGAGGATTTCTCAGGCTGGCCCATATGGGAGAGATTGATGGTTATAGTTTGACAAATTTGTTAGTTGTCTCAATCAAAATGACATCAAAATTGTCTTTTATAACCATCTATTATAATAAATTCACCTTTATATATAAGATTAGGACATGCATTATAATAcgaaaaagttacaaaaaagaTAGTCACAACTCATATTTGGAAATTACAAAAGGCATTCTTAATTGATCTCATTGATTGGTGTATCATGTTCTTGAGACGCAAGAACATAGCTTGATTTTCTTGGTGAATCTTAGTATCATCCTGTAAATGAGACCAGCTCTTTTGCTTTTGATTACCTCCGATCTCACTTCCTTTGCATTATCATCACAAGGACTCATCTTCTTCTCGGATATATAACAGTATTGGTTCCCAGAGCCTTGCTCACCTTGAATCACATATCAAAGAAGAAGCCAACATGTTGTGAGTAATGGCAAAGTAGTAGCATGCCTAGTGTTAGGGATTGCTTGTATCAGAGAAAGCGAAATAATAAAAGCTCACCTCTTGAGTTGAGCAATGGGACTCTGGCAGCTACCAAAACTAACACAAGTGCTCGAACTTTTAATGGAACACTGTCATATGGAACAAGACTTTAAGCTTTGTGAGGTGGAACGTGAAAACAGAGGATTAGAAAATggtaacaataaaaaaaatgatgCTTACAGTTGTTGATATGGAATCAGAATCACTATCAGAATCACCGGTAAGTGACTTTTTAGGTTTGTAATCGTTGCGATCCTCCtgcataaacataatattcccCTGTTCCTCCTCATCATTATTGAACAAACTGTTCCAATCATCAGTTGGCAGAGTGTTGAAAACCCTGCTCATTTCATCCTCGAACTGAGTTTCTTCCTCCAAATTAAGAAAGCCACTAATCTGACGTGGATTCTGCAGTTCAAACGAGACGACTCCTgagaaaaagggaaagagacACAAAAGGAGGGTTGTGAAGTAACCTACCACCTCTGTCTCTGTACTCAGTCCTCCAGAATTGTTGTTCACAAGAGGGATCAAAGAGAGATCGTGCTCAATTTCACCAGCAGCagaggacgaagaagaagaaggtaaatCTCTCGGGTCACCCTTAAAGATTACTTTACACACTGTATATGTCATCATCGTCTGTTCATAATTAAAGATCGGTGGTGACGATGGATCTGACGTCGATTCTTTCGTGGGACATACGTGGAATGGTTGACACGTGGTGTGCGCTTGTCactttttacttttaataaaaaaataaaaagcgGAAAAATAGAATTTGCAAGTTGCAATATCTACCATTTTGACGATATATTGGAACCTATAGATATGCACTTCAGCATGTGACAAAAGCAGTAAGTTGCTCTCAACACGTAAAATGCAAATACATTCTTCTTTGGCATGTTTAAAGTTTCGTTAACGTCGACGGGTCCATTATCAATAACAAGACAAagtaaaacacacacatatatagatACAGTGATAATAACAAGTACCCCACGTCTTTATATccaagacaagaagcttcatcgAAGTCGCGTCGATTATAGAAAGTCTCTAACCACACTTTAGCATTAATTAGTGATAGATGCATCGCATAACGAAGATAAATATggattatttacattttatttattatatttatttatgtaattatCTTAACAAGTTAGATTAAGATAATAGTTCTGTTTTAGATAAGCTATATCTAGTTTTTAAAGTTACTAGATTTcttgtccgcgctacgcgcggattgtgtcttatattttttttttataaattttagttataaattactttttataaaaagttagttTCTAAAATAGTTTTGAAATTTAGGTTTCTCTGATTATAAATTAGTTGggtaaaaaaattatctaaatttaCCAATTTGGAAAATTTTGTAGACTAAATTTCTAACTAATGTTCTAGATTTTTATTAGGTtaaacattttgattttaattatctaatttattgcagttcatatcatttttgtttattttgacgTATTTTTAGCGTGAATGTAAGActatctccaatgtattttcctatttctatctctaaaatagagatgtgTTTCTCTCCAATGTATTCCTCTATTTTTATCtctaaaaagaatattctcaaaagattctatttttattttacattaagtatcttttatttttgaaagttgcAAATCAACccttttcaattttaattttataagattttcatacagttttaactttgtttaaacaaaagtttCACTAAAAAGATTGTTAGNNNNNNNNNNNNNNNNNNNNNNNNNNNNNNNNNNNNNNNNNNNNNNNNNNNNNNNNNNNNNNNNNNNNNNNNNNNNNNNNNNNNNNNNNNNNNNNNNNNNgtcattttatgtttataaaaactgtattttcttataaaaataattgtttttgatataattataaaaatttaaaaattaaagaactgtttagaaataaaaaaagtatgCTTCTAcaatagaggaatgctattttttcctctatttatagagtactCTATTATAGCATTTGGAGGTGAATATAGcaatgagttggagatgctctaagtatGTAACGATAGTAGGAAGAAAGGTAAAATATCTTTTTCAATGGTTTTGTCTGAGAATTGGtacaattatgattttttttctttcttcaatgGAATTGATGTACAGAGAGTACTTGTTAGTTGTAACGTAATTACATGTGTCTTAGTGTCTAAGTGAATCAATTATACATTGGGATTCGCAGaaagatttttgttttcacaCACCAAAAAAAGATTAATCTCCAAAACTAATCATAAACTCCATAAAAGCTATGGTATGACACTGCCacgaattaatattttcaactTGACACAAATGGAGACAATACCAGAATGCTTTAGAATCATACAATCCCGAGATCCATAACATGATAGAAGGTAAGACAtagtttgaatattaaaatgaCCGATCacatttcataatataaatagttttccTCTCAATATGAAGACAATATTGGTGTCATGAACATAGCAGCAGCTTGAGTTTCAGAGCCCTGATTCAATCAGGTAGTCACCAAGCCTCTGTGCAACCATATAACATACAGTGACATGGTAAAGAAAACGTCTAGACTAATcagaataatatttttcataaataaataaaataccgTACACAACCAAAGGAGGGAGATAGTCGAGTTGATTATTAAGTGTTAAGGATTGGTTAATTTCTTTCCATACTCCATTGGCTTCTCacaagaaaaattataaaaagctCAGGTTATGATCGATCAACACGAAAGAGATCCTTATGTTTCAACTGAGTGGTTAATTAACCTTGCCCAGCTGATGACTGCAATAAAACAAAGATAAACCACTAAAATTAGATTCTgaagttttagtttaaaatataaagagagAGTGCACTAGTTTGACCATATAGTACCTTTTCTACGGGAGAAAGCAGTTGGATCCGAATAGATGTAAATCGTTTGAGAGCTTCATCCAAATGTTTGACGTCACAAACGCTGCTGCTTTTTTTATCTTGCTTCCATGGTTTTAGATCTAAGGACTTGAACTACCGAAGTGACTTCAGCCATATGTTGTTGTCATATAGAGAGGCTGATGATGCAAGTATTGGGTCGGAATTCCTGTGAGGTTAAAAGGTTAATCAAAACAGGGATTGCTCCTGCTTCAGCAATCAGAATGTGATTATCTGTATTTTTGACAAATAAATTCTGAAATCCACGTTCCTTTATGGATTGGCTTGAGAGTCTGTGAACTAATGAGCTGATTACTGATATGCACCTGCCACTGATGAAAGCTGAGGGTCGTCCAATGTTGTGTTTAGTTCACCACA
The Raphanus sativus cultivar WK10039 chromosome 1, ASM80110v3, whole genome shotgun sequence DNA segment above includes these coding regions:
- the LOC130494905 gene encoding NAC domain-containing protein 5-like; translated protein: MENRVGFRFIPTDEEIVDHYIRLKNLGGSTNSHVDEAISTVDICSFDPWELPCKSRRESRDQVWYYFGRKDNRGERQSRKTKSGFWKKTGVTMDIFRKRGDREKIGEKRVLVYHLSGSKSKSDWVMHEYIATFLPPTVNHRKLEGDEIFL
- the LOC108853480 gene encoding NAC domain-containing protein 4-like isoform X1 produces the protein MMTYTVCKVIFKGDPRDLPSSSSSSAAGEIEHDLSLIPLVNNNSGGLSTETEVNPRQISGFLNLEEETQFEDEMSRVFNTLPTDDWNSLFNNDEEEQGNIMFMQEDRNDYKPKKSLTGDSDSDSDSISTTCSIKSSSTCVSFGSCQSPIAQLKR
- the LOC108853480 gene encoding NAC domain-containing protein 4-like isoform X2 yields the protein MMTYTVCKVIFKGDPRDLPSSSSSSAAGEIEHDLSLIPLVNNNSGGLSTETENPRQISGFLNLEEETQFEDEMSRVFNTLPTDDWNSLFNNDEEEQGNIMFMQEDRNDYKPKKSLTGDSDSDSDSISTTCSIKSSSTCVSFGSCQSPIAQLKR